The Proteiniphilum propionicum genome contains the following window.
GTACAGTTGATGAAATATTTAATGCAATTGAAGACGAAATAGATCAGTTAGTTGTGTAAGGATGGCGGAAACAAATTTTGTAGATTACGTTAAGATTTTTTGCAGATCGGGTAAAGGAGGGCGAGGCTCAGCTCATTTCAGGAGAGAGAAGTATATCCCGAAAGGTGGGCCCGATGGAGGAGACGGAGGTGATGGCGGCAACATTATTCTGAGGGGTAATCGTAACTACTGGACACTGCTGCATCTTCGCTACGAACGACATGTTTTCGCAGGCCACGGCGAAAGCGGATCAAAAGCGCAGAGATCTGGGAAAAAGGGGATTAGCAGAATTATAGAGGTGCCTTGCGGTACCGTGGCTTACGATGCACATACCGGGGAATATCTTTGCGATATAACAGATGATGGGCAGGAGGCGATTCTGTTAAAGGGAGGTCGAGGCGGCCTGGGCAATGTCCATTTTAAATCGGCCACTAATCAGGCACCCAGATATGCGCAACCGGGCGAACCTTACGAGGAGCGCTGGGTAATTCTGGAGTTAAAGCTATTGGCCGATGTGGGGCTGGTAGGTTTTCCTAATACCGGAAAATCCACCCTGCTTTCGGTGGTGTCGGAGGCAAAACCCAAAATTGCCAATTATCCATTTACAACGTTGGAACCAAATTTAGGAATAGTCAGCTATCGTGAAGGGAAATCGTTTGTGATGGCCGATATACCTGGAATTATTGAGGGTGCCAGTGAAGGCAGAGGGCTTGGCCTTCGATTCCTTAGGCACATAGAACGAAATTCATTATTACTGTTTGTGGTACCGGCCGATGCCGATGATATAAAAAGAGAGTGCGAGATCTTGTTGGGTGAACTGAAAAAATACAATCCGGAATTGCTGCATAAAAAACATGTTCTTGCTATTTCTAAATCTGATATGTTGGATGAAGAGCTCATGCAAGAAATAGCTTTAGGCTTGCCCAATATACCTTATTTGTTTATCTCTTCAATTACGGGATATGGTATCCCTGCCCTAAA
Protein-coding sequences here:
- the obgE gene encoding GTPase ObgE; translated protein: MAETNFVDYVKIFCRSGKGGRGSAHFRREKYIPKGGPDGGDGGDGGNIILRGNRNYWTLLHLRYERHVFAGHGESGSKAQRSGKKGISRIIEVPCGTVAYDAHTGEYLCDITDDGQEAILLKGGRGGLGNVHFKSATNQAPRYAQPGEPYEERWVILELKLLADVGLVGFPNTGKSTLLSVVSEAKPKIANYPFTTLEPNLGIVSYREGKSFVMADIPGIIEGASEGRGLGLRFLRHIERNSLLLFVVPADADDIKRECEILLGELKKYNPELLHKKHVLAISKSDMLDEELMQEIALGLPNIPYLFISSITGYGIPALKDILWRELNSDDHVPMSVSRDSLVHRDLDVSNLDLGPEEKFPDDDYDNVDDEEDDDNYFEEDF